The window GCGGGTTCGCGACGGCGTTCACCATGCGCCGGGTCATCGAGTCGGCATCCATCTTCAGCTTGGAGTGGACGCTCGCGACGACGACGTCGAGGCGGGCGAGCAGATCCGCGTCCTGGTCGAGCGAGCCGTCGTCCAGGATGTCGACCTCGATCCCGGTGAGCAGCCGGAACGGTGCCAGGCGCTCGTTGATCTCGGCGACGACGTCGAGCTGACGCAGCAGCCGGTCGCGGGAGAGCCCGTTGGCGACGGTCAGCCGGGGTGAGTGGTCGGTGAGCACCAGGTACTCGTGGCCGATGACGTCGGCCGCGGTGCGGGCCATCTCCTCGATCGGGCTGCCGCCGTCCGACCAGTCGGAGTGCGTGTGCAGGTCGCCCTTGAGCGCCGCGCGGATCGCCTCTCCCCCGGGCGCGACCGACGCCGGGGACTCGGCCGCGAGCTTGCGCAGGTAGCCGGGGACGGTGCCGGCGAGGGACTCCTCGACGACCGTTGCCGTCGTGTCGCCGATGCCCTTGAGCTCCTTCAGCGTCCCGGCGGCGACGCGCGCCGCGAGCTCGCCCTCGGGCAGGTCGGCGAGCACCGCGGCGGCGTTGCGGAACGCCTTCACGCGGTGCGTCGGGGCGTGACCGCGCTCCAGCAGGAACGCGATCGAGTCCAGGTCCCCGAGCGGGTCGCGGCTCTCACTCATCCCGGAGATCTTCCCCGAGGCGCCCCGCTCGTGCCGCCTAGGCTGCGGTCCATGTCGCCAACCCGGGCGAGTGCCGTCCACGCCGAGCACGAGGCGACGGCCCGTCGGGTCGAGCAGGCGGCCGGCCAGATCTCCGCGGCCGCCGTGGACGCGATGAACGCGCAGCTCCCCTGGTACCGCGAGCTGCCGGCCGAGCGGCGGTCGCTGATCGGGCTGATCGTCACCGCCGGCCTGACGTCGTTCACGACGTGGCTGCGCGACCCCGCCGAGGGCGCGCAACTGCCCACCGACGTCTTCGCGGCCGCGCCGCCGGAGATGGCCCGCGCCGTGTCGCTGCCGCAGACCGTCGAGCTGGTCCGGCTCACCGTCGAGGTGCTGGAGAGCCAGGTCGGCGACCTCGCCGCCCCCGGCGAGGCGGACTGGCTGCGGACGGCGGTGCTCCGCTACTCGCGCGAGCTCGCGTTCGCCGCGGCGCAGGTCTACGCGACGGCTGCCGAGGCGCGCGGTGCGTGGGACGCCCGGCTCGAGGCGCTGATCGTCGACGCCGTCCTGCGCGGTGAGTCCGACGAGGCGCTGAACTCCCGCGCCGCCGCGGTGGGCTGGTCGCACCCGGGGCCGGTCACCGTCGTCGCCGGGCACACGCCGGACGGCGACCCGGCCGACGTCGTGCGGGCCGTCCAGCGTGCGGCGCGGCACGCGGACCTCGACGTCCTCGTCGGGGTGCAGGGCGAGCGGCTGCTCGTGATCCTCGGCGGCGTCGGGGACCTCCGCGCCGCGGGCGGGGCGATCGTCGACCGCTTCGGCCCGGGGCCGGTCGTCGTGGGGCCGCTGGTGACGGACCTCGCCGCCGCGACCGGGTCC of the Sporichthya polymorpha DSM 43042 genome contains:
- a CDS encoding PucR family transcriptional regulator codes for the protein MSPTRASAVHAEHEATARRVEQAAGQISAAAVDAMNAQLPWYRELPAERRSLIGLIVTAGLTSFTTWLRDPAEGAQLPTDVFAAAPPEMARAVSLPQTVELVRLTVEVLESQVGDLAAPGEADWLRTAVLRYSRELAFAAAQVYATAAEARGAWDARLEALIVDAVLRGESDEALNSRAAAVGWSHPGPVTVVAGHTPDGDPADVVRAVQRAARHADLDVLVGVQGERLLVILGGVGDLRAAGGAIVDRFGPGPVVVGPLVTDLAAATGSAAAALSGLRAVAAWPAAPRPVEADDLLPERALAGDAAARRALVEDFYEPLAAAGSSILETVSTFLELAGSLEATARALFVHPNTVRYRLRRAAEITGAVPGTARGAYALRLALTLGRLP
- a CDS encoding PHP domain-containing protein; amino-acid sequence: MSESRDPLGDLDSIAFLLERGHAPTHRVKAFRNAAAVLADLPEGELAARVAAGTLKELKGIGDTTATVVEESLAGTVPGYLRKLAAESPASVAPGGEAIRAALKGDLHTHSDWSDGGSPIEEMARTAADVIGHEYLVLTDHSPRLTVANGLSRDRLLRQLDVVAEINERLAPFRLLTGIEVDILDDGSLDQDADLLARLDVVVASVHSKLKMDADSMTRRMVNAVANPHVDVLGHCTGRIVKRDPDGKRGGRGGRPESQFDAELVFAACARFDVAVEINSRPERLDPPKRLIAMAVEAGCRFSIDSDAHAPGQLDWQPHGCVRATEMGLSPDQIVNTWDLDTLLEWTRRRS